Proteins encoded together in one Desulfovibrio sp. UCD-KL4C window:
- a CDS encoding PfkB family carbohydrate kinase: MAEFLVAGLGEILWDVLNDSEEIGGAPINFAYHAGALGADSIAISTIGSDERGRRSIEELQARELNLEAVSIDPDHATGFVEAKIDKHGVAHYMFPDNIAWDHLTLNDKAMNLAPKIHAVCYGTLAQRNKKARNSIYAFLDAAPKAMKVYDMNLRQHFYSKEIISKSLEKADVLKLNDDEIQIVASMFDLKGTENQMLEILHNKFNLNCSILTRGSKGSLIIGYGQEIESDGIVLDILENTIGAGDSFTAATILGLLLEHSLSDISKHANKLAAYVCSCKGAMPPIPEEFKLIK; encoded by the coding sequence GAGCTCCTATTAATTTTGCATACCATGCAGGTGCGCTCGGAGCTGATTCAATTGCTATTTCAACTATCGGTAGTGATGAACGCGGTAGACGTTCCATAGAAGAATTGCAGGCGCGTGAATTAAATCTTGAAGCTGTAAGTATTGATCCTGACCATGCCACCGGTTTTGTAGAAGCAAAAATCGATAAGCATGGTGTTGCTCATTATATGTTCCCTGATAATATAGCGTGGGATCACCTAACACTTAATGATAAAGCCATGAACCTCGCTCCTAAAATTCACGCTGTATGCTATGGAACACTTGCTCAGCGTAATAAAAAGGCGCGCAACTCCATTTACGCTTTTCTGGACGCTGCCCCGAAAGCCATGAAAGTTTATGATATGAATTTGCGCCAGCATTTTTACAGTAAAGAGATCATTAGTAAGTCGCTTGAAAAAGCGGATGTTTTAAAACTTAATGACGATGAGATTCAAATAGTGGCATCAATGTTTGATTTAAAGGGAACTGAGAATCAAATGTTAGAGATTTTGCATAATAAGTTTAATCTTAATTGCTCCATACTCACCAGAGGGAGTAAAGGAAGTCTGATCATTGGATATGGGCAGGAGATAGAGAGTGACGGGATTGTGTTGGATATATTGGAAAATACTATTGGTGCCGGGGATTCATTTACGGCTGCTACTATTCTAGGTTTACTGCTTGAACATTCACTTTCAGATATTAGTAAACATGCCAATAAGCTTGCAGCGTATGTCTGTTCTTGCAAAGGGGCCATGCCGCCTATTCCTGAAGAATTTAAGCTGATTAAATAA
- a CDS encoding D-lyxose/D-mannose family sugar isomerase — MKRSEVNALIFKAKDFYKHHHFNLPKWAFWEPKNWKGKGDSEVVRNLLGWDLTDYGKGDFDSLGLILFTIRNGNLATGDAKPYAEKIMILREGQVCPMHFHWSKREDIINRAGGNLVIKLYGSDENEALSDKPLDVSVDGFVRTIESGTEVILTPGESICLEPGMYHAFYCEKGTGDVMVGEVSAVNDDNLDNRFHESLPRFPEIEEDEEPVHLLVTDYVKYV; from the coding sequence ATGAAAAGAAGCGAAGTAAATGCACTTATTTTTAAAGCTAAAGATTTTTATAAGCATCACCATTTTAACCTGCCTAAGTGGGCTTTTTGGGAACCGAAAAATTGGAAGGGAAAAGGTGATAGCGAAGTAGTCCGCAATCTTCTCGGGTGGGATTTGACTGATTACGGTAAGGGCGATTTTGATTCACTTGGACTTATTTTGTTCACTATACGAAACGGCAATTTGGCTACCGGAGACGCTAAGCCGTATGCTGAAAAGATTATGATTCTTCGTGAAGGGCAAGTCTGCCCTATGCACTTTCACTGGTCTAAGCGCGAAGATATTATCAACCGTGCCGGCGGTAATTTGGTAATCAAGCTTTACGGCTCAGATGAGAATGAAGCTCTCTCCGATAAGCCTCTTGATGTAAGTGTTGATGGGTTTGTGCGCACCATTGAGTCTGGGACAGAAGTCATACTTACCCCCGGGGAAAGTATTTGTCTTGAGCCGGGGATGTATCATGCTTTCTATTGCGAAAAAGGAACAGGGGATGTCATGGTCGGTGAAGTCAGTGCCGTAAATGATGACAATCTGGATAATCGTTTTCATGAATCTTTGCCGCGTTTTCCTGAAATTGAAGAAGATGAAGAACCCGTACATTTGCTCGTCACTGACTACGTAAAGTATGTTTAA